The Spirosoma radiotolerans genome has a window encoding:
- the rpmD gene encoding 50S ribosomal protein L30 — protein MARVRITQVSSTIKRPLSQKNAIKSLGLGKINRSVELEYNDALKGAINKVQHLVKVEEI, from the coding sequence ATGGCACGAGTACGCATCACGCAGGTCAGCAGCACCATTAAACGACCGCTATCTCAGAAAAACGCGATCAAGTCGTTAGGCTTGGGCAAAATCAACCGCAGCGTCGAGTTAGAATACAACGACGCGTTGAAAGGTGCAATCAATAAGGTGCAGCACCTAGTGAAGGTTGAAGAAATTTAA
- the rplO gene encoding 50S ribosomal protein L15: protein MNLSNLRPAKGSVRERKRVGRGQGSGMGGTSTRGHKGAQSRSGYSRKTHFEGGQMPLQRRVPKFGFKNINRVEYKPLNLDSIQALVDETNVTVVDMEFLLQHGLVSKKDLVKVLSRGELTTAIEVHAHAFSSSAKEAIEKAGGKAIVPAKHAKEEAAN from the coding sequence ATGAATTTAAGCAACCTTAGACCGGCAAAGGGTTCCGTTAGAGAGCGCAAGCGAGTCGGACGCGGACAAGGATCAGGCATGGGCGGTACGTCTACGCGTGGTCACAAAGGAGCGCAGTCACGCTCAGGTTACAGTCGTAAAACACACTTTGAAGGTGGTCAGATGCCTCTTCAACGTCGTGTACCGAAATTCGGCTTTAAGAACATTAACCGCGTCGAATATAAACCTCTTAACCTGGATTCGATTCAGGCATTGGTCGATGAAACCAACGTTACTGTAGTTGACATGGAATTTCTGCTTCAGCATGGTCTGGTAAGCAAAAAAGACCTTGTTAAAGTACTTAGCCGGGGTGAATTGACAACAGCAATCGAAGTTCACGCCCATGCTTTTTCAAGCAGCGCTAAAGAAGCAATTGAAAAAGCGGGTGGTAAGGCGATCGTGCCTGCCAAACATGCAAAAGAGGAAGCAGCTAACTAA
- the secY gene encoding preprotein translocase subunit SecY: MNRLITTFKNIFAIDELRGRILNTLLFITAFRLGSAIVLPGVDPNKLNLNPQGLLGLLDTFLGGAFSKASIFALGIMPYISASIAIQLLTLALPYFQKMQKEGESGRKRLNQITRVLTIGVTAVQAITYIRTTIPQEALLIDRGLFTISSLFILTAGTIFCMWLGERITDKGIGNGISMIIMIGIVSRLPGAIYGEALSRGTGGSLLFVLELVGLFFVIMGAVVLTQAVRRIPIQYAKQVIGNKVVGGQRQYLPLKLNAAGVMPIIFAQALMFIPTYVAGLFAEKSDFAASVQNAFQSYTTWQYNLLFSLLIIIFTFFYTAISVNPVQIADDMKRSGGFIPGVKPGLQTSEYIGTVLDRITLPGAVMLAIVAILPAIANLLGMTSGFAQFFGGTSLLIMVGVVLDTLQQVESYLLMRRYEGLMKSGRVQGRANSETVAA, encoded by the coding sequence ATGAATCGACTCATCACCACGTTTAAGAATATTTTTGCAATTGACGAGCTGCGGGGTCGTATCCTGAACACGTTGTTATTTATAACAGCGTTTCGTCTTGGTTCGGCCATTGTATTGCCTGGCGTTGACCCTAACAAACTAAATCTTAATCCGCAGGGATTACTTGGTTTGCTGGACACCTTTTTAGGTGGCGCGTTCAGTAAGGCGTCGATTTTTGCATTGGGAATCATGCCGTACATTTCGGCTTCGATTGCTATCCAGTTGCTTACCCTGGCCTTGCCTTACTTCCAGAAAATGCAGAAGGAAGGTGAATCAGGTCGTAAGCGATTGAATCAAATTACTCGGGTGCTTACGATTGGTGTAACGGCAGTACAGGCAATTACCTACATTCGTACGACGATTCCTCAAGAAGCGTTATTGATTGATCGGGGATTGTTCACCATTTCTTCTTTGTTCATTCTGACGGCCGGTACCATCTTCTGCATGTGGCTGGGCGAACGGATTACGGATAAAGGCATTGGCAATGGTATTTCCATGATCATTATGATCGGGATTGTATCGCGTCTACCAGGCGCTATCTATGGAGAAGCACTTTCCCGTGGTACGGGCGGTAGCTTACTCTTCGTTTTGGAGCTGGTCGGTCTGTTTTTCGTAATTATGGGCGCTGTTGTACTGACACAGGCTGTCCGTCGCATTCCTATTCAATACGCAAAACAGGTTATTGGTAATAAAGTAGTTGGTGGCCAACGTCAATATCTACCGCTTAAGTTGAATGCAGCTGGTGTTATGCCAATTATCTTCGCTCAAGCATTGATGTTTATTCCGACTTACGTTGCAGGTTTATTCGCTGAGAAAAGTGATTTTGCCGCCAGTGTGCAAAACGCATTTCAGAGTTATACAACCTGGCAGTATAACCTGCTTTTTTCCCTGTTGATTATCATCTTTACGTTCTTCTACACAGCTATTTCGGTTAACCCGGTTCAGATTGCTGACGACATGAAGCGTAGTGGTGGGTTTATTCCGGGTGTTAAGCCAGGTCTTCAGACATCGGAATACATCGGAACTGTTCTTGATCGTATCACCTTGCCTGGCGCCGTTATGCTGGCAATTGTGGCTATCTTACCCGCTATTGCCAATTTACTGGGTATGACAAGCGGGTTTGCACAGTTTTTCGGTGGAACATCGCTCTTAATTATGGTCGGTGTTGTTCTTGATACACTGCAACAAGTTGAAAGCTATCTATTGATGCGTCGGTACGAAGGGTTGATGAAGTCAGGCCGAGTACAGGGACGTGCCAATAGCGAGACAGTAGCCGCTTAA
- the map gene encoding type I methionyl aminopeptidase, with amino-acid sequence MIFYRSDEEIALIKISAQVLGKAHAEVAKLIRPGIATKELDKVAETFIKDNGGSPSFLGYNKFPASLCISVNDVVVHGFPSKYELRDGDIISIDCGVKLNGYHSDSAYTYPVGDVSPAVRRLLTRTKESLYLGVDKAVDGNRVGDIGFAIQTYAEKFGYSVVRELVGHGVGQDLHEAPEVPNYGKRGQGPKLREGMILAIEPMINFGKKGVVQERDGWTIRTVDRKPSAHFEHTVAVRKGKPEILTTFEYIEAVTANTSLMVDTQELIAA; translated from the coding sequence ATGATTTTTTACCGAAGCGATGAAGAAATTGCTTTGATAAAAATCAGCGCACAGGTACTTGGGAAAGCCCACGCAGAAGTAGCCAAGCTTATCCGTCCTGGCATTGCCACGAAGGAACTTGATAAGGTTGCAGAAACGTTCATTAAAGATAATGGTGGCTCTCCATCATTCTTAGGGTACAACAAATTTCCGGCTTCACTTTGTATCTCGGTTAACGACGTTGTTGTGCATGGATTTCCGAGCAAGTATGAACTCCGCGACGGTGATATTATTTCGATTGACTGCGGGGTCAAGCTAAACGGCTACCATAGTGATAGTGCTTATACCTATCCTGTTGGTGACGTTAGCCCAGCTGTTCGTCGGTTGCTGACCCGCACAAAAGAGTCCCTTTATCTTGGGGTTGACAAAGCGGTTGATGGAAATCGGGTTGGAGACATTGGCTTCGCAATCCAAACGTACGCAGAGAAGTTCGGGTATTCCGTGGTCCGTGAGTTAGTTGGTCATGGCGTTGGCCAGGACCTGCACGAAGCACCTGAGGTGCCTAATTACGGTAAACGCGGACAAGGTCCTAAATTGCGTGAAGGGATGATTCTGGCGATTGAGCCTATGATTAACTTCGGCAAAAAAGGGGTTGTTCAGGAACGTGATGGCTGGACCATTCGGACTGTTGATCGTAAGCCTTCGGCCCACTTCGAGCATACGGTGGCCGTACGAAAAGGGAAGCCCGAAATTCTGACAACCTTTGAATACATAGAAGCAGTTACCGCCAATACAAGCCTGATGGTTGATACACAGGAACTGATAGCGGCTTAA
- the infA gene encoding translation initiation factor IF-1, with amino-acid sequence MAKQNSIEQDGVILEALSNAMFRVELANKHEVIAHISGKMRMNYIKILPGDRVKLEMSPYDLSKARIVYRYK; translated from the coding sequence ATGGCAAAGCAGAATTCTATAGAACAGGATGGTGTGATTTTAGAGGCATTATCGAATGCAATGTTTCGGGTCGAACTGGCCAACAAGCATGAGGTAATTGCTCACATCTCTGGCAAAATGCGGATGAATTACATCAAGATTTTGCCCGGAGATCGCGTAAAGTTGGAAATGTCGCCTTACGATTTAAGCAAGGCGCGGATTGTGTATCGGTACAAATAG
- the rpmJ gene encoding 50S ribosomal protein L36, translating into MKVKASIKKRSEDCVVIRRKGKLYVINKKNPRYKQRQG; encoded by the coding sequence ATGAAAGTTAAAGCGTCAATCAAGAAACGTAGTGAAGACTGCGTCGTGATCCGTCGGAAAGGAAAGCTGTACGTGATCAACAAAAAGAATCCCCGTTATAAACAAAGACAAGGCTAA
- the rpsM gene encoding 30S ribosomal protein S13, translated as MARIAGVDIPDKKRGEIALTYIFGIGRSRAKKILTDAGISVDKKASEWTDDEASAVRNAISNEYKVEGQLRSEVQLSIKRLMDIGCYRGLRHRKGLPVRGQHTKNNSRTRKGKRKTVANKKKVTK; from the coding sequence ATGGCACGTATTGCAGGTGTTGATATTCCAGATAAAAAGCGTGGCGAAATTGCGCTGACGTATATTTTCGGCATTGGTCGTAGCCGTGCTAAGAAAATTCTGACCGATGCTGGTATCAGCGTTGATAAGAAAGCCAGCGAATGGACAGATGACGAAGCGAGCGCTGTCCGTAACGCGATCTCGAACGAATACAAGGTTGAAGGTCAACTGCGCTCAGAAGTACAGTTGAGCATCAAACGGTTAATGGACATCGGTTGCTACCGGGGTCTGCGGCACCGGAAAGGCTTGCCCGTTCGTGGTCAGCATACGAAAAACAACTCCCGTACCCGGAAAGGTAAGCGGAAGACAGTTGCCAATAAGAAGAAAGTAACGAAATAA
- the rpsK gene encoding 30S ribosomal protein S11, with translation MAQAKRKDKAKKRVVIVEPVGQVHIRATFNNIIISITNMNGQVISWASAGKMGFRGSKKNTPYAAQTAASNCAAVAHDLGMRKAEVFVKGPGSGRESAIRTIQNSGIEVTTIRDITPLPHNGCRPPKRRRV, from the coding sequence ATGGCTCAAGCAAAACGCAAAGACAAAGCGAAAAAGCGGGTGGTAATTGTTGAACCCGTCGGTCAGGTACACATCCGGGCTACGTTCAACAACATCATCATTTCGATCACCAACATGAACGGCCAGGTTATTTCCTGGGCATCGGCCGGTAAAATGGGCTTCCGTGGCTCTAAGAAAAACACGCCGTACGCTGCTCAGACAGCCGCTTCCAACTGTGCTGCCGTTGCCCACGATTTGGGTATGCGCAAAGCAGAAGTTTTCGTGAAAGGTCCTGGATCAGGTCGTGAATCGGCCATCCGTACCATTCAGAACTCGGGTATCGAAGTAACGACAATCCGTGATATTACCCCGCTGCCGCACAATGGGTGCCGGCCGCCAAAACGTCGTCGCGTATAA
- the rpsD gene encoding 30S ribosomal protein S4 — translation MARYIGPKAKISRKFGEPIMGPSKALQKKNYGPGMHGRGRKRKQSEYALQLLEKQKVKYTYGILERQFRALFHRAQVREGITGENLLKLCEARLDNTVYRLGIASSRRAARQLVSHKHIIVDGEVVNIPSYSLKPGQLIGVREKSKSLEAVASSLSARNTKRYNWVEWDGQELVGKFISYPERDQIPENFNEQAIVELYSK, via the coding sequence ATGGCACGTTACATAGGGCCTAAGGCCAAGATTTCGCGCAAGTTCGGAGAGCCTATCATGGGTCCGAGCAAAGCGCTTCAGAAAAAAAATTACGGACCGGGTATGCACGGTCGGGGTCGCAAACGGAAACAGTCTGAATATGCGCTCCAGTTGCTGGAAAAGCAGAAGGTAAAGTATACCTATGGTATTTTAGAACGTCAGTTCCGCGCCTTATTCCACCGGGCACAGGTTCGGGAAGGAATCACGGGTGAGAACCTGCTTAAATTGTGTGAAGCCCGTTTAGATAACACGGTTTATCGCCTGGGCATTGCTTCTTCTCGTCGGGCGGCCCGTCAGTTGGTTTCCCACAAGCACATCATTGTTGATGGCGAAGTTGTTAACATTCCTTCTTATTCGCTCAAACCTGGTCAATTGATCGGTGTTCGTGAAAAATCGAAGTCGTTGGAAGCTGTTGCTTCTAGCCTATCGGCCCGTAATACCAAACGGTATAACTGGGTTGAGTGGGATGGTCAGGAGTTGGTTGGTAAATTCATCAGCTACCCAGAGCGTGACCAGATTCCAGAGAACTTCAACGAGCAAGCAATCGTCGAATTGTATTCGAAATAA
- a CDS encoding DNA-directed RNA polymerase subunit alpha, whose protein sequence is MSILAFQMPDKVVVEKADDFHGVFEFKPLEKGYGVTIGNALRRILLSSLEGYAITSVKFPGVLHEFSSIEGVVEDVTEIILNLKMVRFKKINDMVDNKITVNIKKQSVLKAGDISKFSPSFEVLNPELEICHIDDTRDLEMEIFVEKGRGYVPADEPRANELPFGHIPIDAIYTPIKNVKYSVENTRVEQKTDYERLLLDIETDGSIHPEEALKGAAYILIQHFMLFSDQTMTFETAKPEEENVVDEEVLHMRKLLKTSLADLDLSVRAYNCLKSADVRTLGDLVRLEISDMMKFRNFGKKSLTELEQLVAEKNLTFGMDVAKYRLDED, encoded by the coding sequence ATGTCAATTTTAGCGTTCCAAATGCCCGACAAAGTCGTAGTGGAGAAAGCTGACGACTTTCACGGGGTATTTGAATTCAAACCCCTTGAAAAAGGATACGGTGTAACAATCGGCAATGCGCTACGGCGTATTTTGCTGTCATCTCTGGAAGGATACGCGATTACCAGCGTAAAATTCCCCGGTGTGTTACACGAGTTTTCATCAATCGAGGGCGTCGTTGAAGACGTGACAGAGATCATTCTGAACCTGAAAATGGTTCGCTTCAAGAAGATCAATGACATGGTCGACAACAAGATCACCGTCAACATTAAGAAGCAATCGGTTCTGAAAGCCGGTGATATATCCAAGTTCTCGCCATCGTTCGAAGTGCTGAATCCAGAATTGGAAATTTGCCATATCGACGACACGCGGGATCTGGAAATGGAAATTTTCGTGGAAAAAGGTCGTGGCTATGTACCAGCTGACGAACCACGGGCCAACGAGTTACCCTTCGGTCATATTCCAATTGATGCTATTTACACGCCAATCAAAAACGTGAAATATAGCGTTGAAAACACTCGGGTTGAGCAAAAAACTGACTATGAGCGGTTACTGCTAGACATCGAGACGGATGGATCGATTCACCCCGAAGAAGCCCTGAAAGGTGCTGCTTATATTCTGATTCAGCACTTTATGTTGTTCTCAGATCAGACGATGACGTTTGAAACGGCGAAACCGGAAGAGGAAAATGTAGTCGATGAAGAAGTACTGCACATGCGGAAACTTCTGAAAACGTCGCTGGCTGATCTCGATCTGTCAGTACGGGCTTACAACTGCCTCAAATCGGCCGACGTTCGGACATTGGGCGATCTTGTGCGGTTAGAAATTTCCGACATGATGAAGTTCCGCAACTTCGGTAAAAAGTCGTTGACGGAGCTTGAGCAACTTGTTGCAGAGAAAAACCTGACGTTCGGTATGGACGTTGCAAAGTACAGATTAGACGAAGACTAA
- the rplQ gene encoding 50S ribosomal protein L17, with protein sequence MRHGKKDNHLSRTHSHREAMLQNMASSLILHKRIETTLAKAKELRKFVEPILTRAKDDTFVNRREVFRALNDKDTMKELFGTVADKIASRPGGYTRIIKLGNRLGDNAETCLIELVDFNELLLAAASEKAAATTTKTRRSRRGTGARTATEAAPVAETAVAATAEEPSAEVVEDEAPAAPVAEATPTEEAPAAPAAEDDSTEPKA encoded by the coding sequence ATGAGACACGGTAAAAAAGATAATCACCTAAGTCGGACACATTCGCACCGCGAAGCGATGTTGCAGAATATGGCGTCGTCGCTGATCCTGCACAAGCGTATTGAAACTACGCTTGCTAAGGCGAAAGAACTCCGCAAATTCGTGGAACCTATCCTGACACGGGCCAAAGATGATACCTTCGTGAATCGTCGCGAAGTATTTCGGGCCCTGAATGACAAGGACACGATGAAAGAATTGTTCGGAACAGTGGCCGACAAGATTGCCAGCCGTCCGGGCGGTTACACACGCATCATCAAGTTGGGCAACCGCTTAGGTGATAACGCTGAAACCTGTTTAATCGAACTGGTAGACTTCAACGAGTTACTGTTAGCAGCAGCATCTGAGAAAGCAGCTGCAACGACAACAAAAACCCGTCGTAGCCGCCGTGGAACAGGCGCTCGCACAGCAACCGAAGCGGCACCTGTTGCTGAAACAGCTGTTGCAGCAACCGCTGAAGAGCCTTCTGCTGAAGTTGTTGAAGACGAAGCACCAGCCGCTCCAGTAGCTGAAGCGACTCCAACGGAAGAAGCTCCTGCTGCTCCAGCCGCTGAAGACGATTCGACCGAGCCTAAGGCATAA